GCCTCATCCGTGCCGCGCCTGTCCAGCTCGGCATTCGCATTGTGAATGAAGGTGAACAACCCGGCCAGCGCATTCGGCGCGTTCAAATCATCGAACAACGCCCCCTCCACCTCCGCCACTGCCGTCCTCGCCGCCTCAGCTAGTGCCGGCGTCCCACCCGATGCGCCCGCCAACCGATCCGCGAAATCACCCACGCGCCGAACCGCATTGATCGACGCCTCGAGCGCCTCCTCGGACAGATTCAACTCCTTCCGATAGTGCGTGTTGAACACGAAATGCCGCACCGAAGCTGCCGAGATCTGGGCCTCGCGCATCCCCTTGACCGTGGTGACGTTGCCCAGGCGCTTGGCCATCTTGGTGCCTTCGATCAATAAGAAGGCACCATGGCACCAGAATCGTGAGAACGTAGCGCCAGTAGCAGCCTCGGACTGCGCGATTTCGTCTTCATGATGCGGAAAGATGAGATCGATTCCGCCGCAGTGGATGTCCAGCGTCTCGCCCAGCAGATCGATCGCCATCGCCGAACATTCCAGGTGCCACCCGGGCCGACCCCTGCCCCACGGCGAGTCCCACGCCGCCCCGGTCACCTCATCGTTGGGCGTCGCGGCTTTCCAGAGCGCAAAGTCCTGCGCGTTTTCCTTCGAGTAGTCATCCTGCGCGACGCGAGCGCCGGTCTTGAGCTCGCGCTTGTCGAGGCGCGACAGCCGCCCGTACTGCGGAAACCGGTCGATGGCGAAGTACACCGATCGGTCGTCGGCGACGTAGGCGACGCCGCGCTCGATCAGCGTGGCGACCAGCGCGATCATCTGCGGGATGTAGTCCGTCGCCTTCGGATAGACCTCCGCGCGCTCGATGCGCAGGTACTCGCGGTCCTGATGAAAAACTTCGGTGACCGGCTCCGTCACTTGGCGAATCGTTTTTTTCTGTTCGTGCGCGCGCTTGATGATCTTGTCATCGACGTCCGTCAGGTTCATCACCTGGCGCACCTTCCATCCGCGCAGACGCAGCGTCCGCCGCAGCAAGTCCGCGAACAAAAACGTGCGAAAGTTGCCGAGGTGGGCGGGGTTGTACACGGTGGGTCCGCAGCTGTAGATGCGTACCGTCTCGCCGTCCGCGGGCGCGAACGGTTCGATCGAGCGCGTCATCGTGTTGAACAGGCGGAATTCGGCGGGCATGCGTCAGCGCGTTGAGGTGAATTCAACGAATGCTAGACGTGTCCCGAAGAGCGGTCAACAAATCTGCGCGCGCGCGAAGCCTTCGGCGACGCGCGTCGCGGCGCGGACGTGTGGTCGCAGCACACCGCCGCGAAGCTCGACCATGCGCGTCGTGACGTCGGCGACGCTGTCCGCCTCGCGAGCGCCGACGACGATTGCATCGCCCGCCGCTCGACGCCCGGCAATCCACGTGCGGACGTGGGCGCCGGCGAGGACGTCCGCCGGCAGATCGACGAGATGGACGTGCGCATCGCCCGCCGCTCCGGCGCGAAGCAAGTCGGTGCGCGCGACGTGATAGACCGCGCGTCGCGCCGCGAGCGCCCGATCGCGTTCGCCAAACCATTCGATGTCGCCGGCGTCGACTCGCAGCAGGCCGGCGAGGCACAACATCAACGTGGACTTGCCCGCGCCCGCGGCACCGATGATGGCGATGGCGTCGCCGCAACGCACGGTGAGATCGATGCCGCGCAGCACGTTTGCCGAGGCGACGCAATTGCCGTCACCGGCGATGTAGCGTTTGCGTACGCCGCGGACCTCGAGCGCGATCGACATGCGGCAATCTTTCGCGCGGATCGCCGTCGTTCACCATCATTTTGTCGCCGACCGGGCTATTGTCGCGCGGGCCTCACGCACGTTCACGCACGTTCACGCACGTGCGCGCACGTTCGCGCACGTTCACGCACTCCGCCGCGCCCCCGACCGCTCCGCCGCCGTCACCACATCGAACGACGTCCCCGGCGGCACGATCACACCACCACCGGGTGCCGGCACGCGCAACACCACGGGACGCTCGCGCGTCGTGCGGCGGAAGCCCTGTCCTTCGTAGATGCGCGTGATCAGAATCCGGCGCACGATCACCATCAGCGCGGCGAGCGTCGGCAGCGCGACGATCAGGCCCAGCGGCCCAAGCAACTTTCCAATCACCAGCACCGACATGATCGTCAGCACCGGCGGCAGATCGACCTTCTTCGACATCACGAGCGGCGAAACGATGTTGCCCTCGATCAAATGCACCACCACGCCAAGTCCAACAACCAACAGCGCGTGGCCGAGCGGCGTGAAGCCGTAGTAGCCCTTGCCCGTCAGCACGAACAACGCCGGCAGCGTCGTCGACAACAGCGTGCCGAAGAACGGGACGATCGCCACGAGCCCGGTGAAGATGCCGAACGGCAGCCAGAACGGCACGTTCAACAAATACAAACCAAGCGCGGTGATCGCGCCCAGGAAGGTCATCGTCAACAGCTGGCCGACGATGTACGCACGCAGCGCATCGGCGAGATCGGCGAGCACGTCGCGCACGAGATCGCGATGGATCGGCGGAAAGAGCGCGATCAGCCACTCGCGATACAACGCGGGATGCAGCGAGAGGTAGATCGCCATCACCATCACCGCGAAAATGCTGATCGCGGCATCGACGAGCTGGAACACCTTCGTGGGAATCGTCCCGAAGAATCCGCTGAATTGATCGTAGACCGCGTGCACCATCCGATGCTCGCCCGGCGGTCCGACAATGTCACGCAGCGCGGGCATGCGGTTCGCCATCCCGTCGATGCCGTTCTCCCACGCCGTCACCTGATCGGGCAGCGCCTGAATCAGCTTGCGCGTCTGATCGATCACCGGCGGCGCGAGAATCCACCCCAGCAACACCAGCACGCTCAGCGATCCGATGATCGCGAACGCGAGACACGCGCCCTCGGGCAGGCGCGTGTGCCGTTCGATCAAACCGGCGACCGCGCCCCAGAACAACGAGATGAGGATGCCGAGCATCAGCAGCACAAAAACCTCAGCGACCGTCTTGAACAGCCAGATGCCCAGGACTGTCAATACCGTCGCTGCCAGGATGGGGCCGAACTTGAACCGCCCCACCGGAACTACCATGCGCGTGCCGTCAGAGGTCAATGGCTTTTCTTCTCGGTGATGTCCTCGATCTCGGCGTGGACTTCCTCTTCGTTGCTTCCCGCGCCGAGCGCTTTCTTCTCGGGTGATCCAGCAGGGAGCATGCCCATCTTCTGCTTGAGGGCAAGAAGCTGCATGTCGACGGTACCCGCCGCCGCGCCGCGCTCGAGCTGCTTGAAGTCCTGCGCGAGGCGGTCGCCCGTGAACTCCTCTTCGATTTCGATCGACGCCTTGAGCTGGCGTTCGTTCGTTTCGATACGCTCTTCCATGCGGGCGAATGCGTCGAACGCCGACTTCTCCGACATCGACGACATCGTTTCGGCGATGCGCTTCTGCGCCTGCGCGCGACGCTGCCGCGCGACGAGCAGATTCTTCTTGCGCTTGGCTTCTTCGATCTTGTCGTTCAGATCGCGGAGCGAGTTCTTGAGCTTCTCCGTTTCCATGCGGTGCTGCTCCCACGTCTGCTCGAGCTGCTGGCCGTGGGTGGAATGCTCCTGCTGCCGCATGAGGGCTTGCTTGGCGAGATCGTCGCGGCCTTCCTTGATCGCGAGCATCGCCTTGTTCTCCCAATCGGCCGCCTGCTTGAACTCGGCGTCCGCCTGATCGCGCAATCGCTTCTCGTCGGCGATCGCCGTGGCCACCTGCTGCTTGGCCTTGGCGAGCTGCGAGCGCATGTCGACCAGAATCTGATTCAACATTTTCTCCGGGTCTTCAGCCCGGGAGATCATGTCGTTGATGTTCGAGCGCAGCAGCGCCGACAGTCTATCGAAGATGCCCATGGATTAGTGTGCCTCGCGGTACGAGCCGAGTTCACGCAGATGCGACGCCAGCGCCACGGTGATGCTCTCGTAGGCGGCGAGGAATTCCTCGAAATCGAGGTGCGACAGCTCGAGCGCCTCGGTCATGACGATGGAATTGTTCTCGATGCCGTAGGAGCCGTGCACCAGATCGGTGGCGTTCAGCTCGAGCAGCCGGCGACTGAGGGTCGCCAGCGAGTCCGCGTTACTGGGAAGCGTCATCACTTTGACGCGCAGCACCACGACGGGCGGTGAGAAGTGCACGACGACGCTGAAATCCAGCTCGCCGCTCGGCTTCAATACATAGAGGCCGGGTTCGACTTCCGAGTACGTCGCCCCCTCGCCCTCCAACCGGTCGAGAAAGCGTTCGATGTCTTCCTTGGTCACCATCGCGTGGTCCTGGCGTGAGATGCTCTAGTTCCTACGATGCAAAGCCGAGAACGTTTCAAGCTGACACTACGTGTCGTCCCGAGCGCAGCGAGGGATGACGGATAAGGTATGACGCGACAGCGCGTTCGGCGAGACGGCCCGACAGGCGTCTCATTCGCTGCGCTTGATCTGCACCAACCGTTCGCGCGCCAATCGTCGTCCCGTCGGCGTGGCGGCGAGGCCGCCGCCCGCCGTTTCGCGATAGCGCACGTCCATCTCGCGACCGATGTCGCCCATGGTATCGATGACTTCATCGGCCGGAATGGCGAACGTGATGCCGGCCATCGCCATCTCGATCGCCGCGAGGGCGATCGCCGCGCCCGTCGCATTGCGGAAGACGCACGGCAGCTCCACCAGGCCACCGAGTGGATCGCAGACGAGGCCCAGCGTTCCCTGCTGGGCGAGCGCCACGGCGTGCATCGCCTGCTCCGGCGAGCCACCCATCATTTCCGTTCCCGCGCCCGCCGCCATGCCGGCCGCGGCTCCCGTCTCCGCCTGACACCCACCCTCCGCGCCGGACAACGACGCACGCTCGGCGACGACGGCGCCGATCAATCCGGCGGTCGCGAGCGCGTCGATCAGCTTTTCGTCGTCGAAGTTGTTGGCGTGCGCCAATCCGGTGAGCACCGCGGGCAGCACACCGGCGCCGCCCGCGGTTGGCGCCGCGACGATCACTCCCATCGCGGCGTTCACTTCCTGCACGGCGAGCGCCCTCGCAAGAATGTCCCGGAACGGCGTGTTGGCCAGCGGGCCATGGCGCCCGTGCACGAGCTTTGCGGCGTCGCCGCCGACCAAACCCGATGCGGATTTCATGTTGCCGGTGAGGCCTTGCTCGACGGCGCCCTTCATCACCGTCAGCGCGCGGCGCAGCACGTCGCGAATTTCGCCGACGGGGCGGCCCTGATCGTCGGATTCGGTCTCGAGCGCGAGCTGGGAGAGCGAGATGCCGCGCGACGTCGCGTCGCGGACGGCCGCCGTGAGAGACTTATACATATTATTTTATGCCGAAACTTTATCAAGGCGAAACGCCCATCGCACCCACGGCAGCGCGCGGATGTGGTCGCGCACGGTTTCGTCGGGATAGTCGTCCAGCTCGATCACCATGAACGCGTCGCCGCCCTTCTTCTGCCGTGTGAGCCGAAGCGTCGCGATGTTCAATCCGTCCTCGGCGAGCAGCGACGCGATCTTCGCGATCGACCCGCGCATGTCCTCGGCCACCAGCACGATCGTGTGATAGTTTCCTGATACCTCGACCGGAAACCCATCGATCCTGCTCACGAGCACGCGCCCCGCACCGAGCGATGCGCCGGTCATCACCGCCGACCGGTCGGCGCGCTCGACGGTGATGCGCACGCTGTTCGGATGCGCCTCCTCGTCGAGCGTCGTCTTCTCGAACCGATAATCCAGCCCCTCACGCTCCGCGATCTCGAGGGCCGTGCGAATGCGATCGTCGTCCGGGCGAAAGCCCATCAAACCCGCGACGATCGCTTTGTCGGTGCCGTGTCCTTCACCGGTGCGCGCGAACGACCCGTGCAGCTCGATCTTCGCGCGCTCGGGCGTTCCGCCGACGAGGCCGCGGGCGAGAAGCCCGATCCGGCACGCGCCTGCGGTGTGTGATGAGCTCGGCCCAACCATGACGGGGCCGATGATGTCGAGGAGGGAGACCATTCGTGAAACCTAGACGGTGGTGTCACACGCGTTCACCCAGCCTTGCGCTTCTTCTCTCTCGCCAGCAACGGCCTCAGGAATTCACCGGTATACGACGCCTGTACCGCCGCCACATCCTCCGGCGTCCCCTGCGCGACAATCGTCCCGCCGCGGTTTCCGCCTTCCGGCCCGAGATCGAGGATCCAGTCGGCCGTCTTGATCACGTCGAGATTGTGCTCGATGACGAGCACCGTGTTCCCGCGATCGACGAGCCGATGCAGCACGTCGAGCAACACACGAACGTCCTCGAAGTGCAACCCCGTCGTCGGTTCGTCGAGAATGTAGAACGTCCGTCCGGTGTCGCGTTTAGATAACTCTGATGCCAGCTTCACGCGCTGCGCCTCGCCGCCGGACAGCGTCGTCGCGCTTTGGCCCAGGTGGATGTAGCCAAGCCCCACGTCGGAAAGCGTTTGCAATTTCTGATGAATGCGCGGCTGATTCTGGAAGAACGCGCACGCGTCTTCGACCGTCATCTCCAGCACGTCGGCGATCGTCATGCCGCGAAAGCGTACCTCGAGCGTCTCGCGATTGTAGCGCTTGCCTTTGCACACCTCGCAGGGGACGTACACGTCCGGCAGGAAGTGCATCTCGATCTTCACGAGACCGTCGCCCTGGCACGACTCGCAGCGGCCGCCCTTCACGTTGAACGAGAAGCGCCCCGGCCCGTAGCCGCGAATCTTCGCCTCGGGCATCTCGGCGAACAATTCGCGAATCGGCGTAAAGAGGCCGGTGTACGTGGCGGGATTCGACCTCGGCGTACGCCCGATCGGACTCTGATCGATGTCGATGACCTTGTCGATGTGCTCGAAGCCCGTGATGCGCGTGTGCGCACCCGGAATCACTCGCGCCCGATAGAAATGCCGCGCGAGCGAGCGATGCAGAATGTCTTCGATCAACGTCGACTTGCCGGAACCCGACACGCCGGTCACCGCCACGAACATGCCGAGCGGAATCTCGACGTCGAGGTTGCGCAGGTTGTGCTCGCGCGCGCCCTCGATGCGAATCTTCTTGTGCGCATCGACCGGCCGGCGCGCCGGCGGCGTCGCGATCTTCATCTCGCCGCTCAGAAACTTGCCCGTCACGGAGTTCGGGTTGCGCATGATCTGATCGACGTCGCCCACCGCGATCACTTCGCCCCCGTGCTTCCCCGCGCCGGGGCCCAAATCAATGATGTGGTTCGCGGCGCGCATGGTCTCTTCGTCGTGCTCGACGACGATCACCGTGTTGCCGAGGTCGCGCAGCTGCTCGAGCGTGGCCAGCAGGCGCGAGTTGTCACGCTGGTGGAGTCCGATCGACGGCTCGTCGAGGATGTACAACACACCCACCAACCGCGAACCGATCTGCGTCGCCAACCGGATGCGCTGTGCCTCACCGCCCGACAACGATTCCGCCGATCGGCCGAGTGTGAGGTAGTCGAGTCCGACGTCGACGAGAAAGCGCAGGCGCTCCTTGACTTCCTTGAGAATTGGACCGGCGATTTCCGGATCGAGCCCCGGCTTCTTGTCGGTGCGCACCGGCACGCGATCAAAGAACGCTAAAGTCTCGGTGACCGGATATTCGACGACCTCGCCGATGTTCTTCCCTTCGACCGTGACGGCGAGCGATTCCGGCTTGAGCCGCCTGCCCTCGCACGCCGAGCACGGCACCTCGATCATGTATTCCTGAAGCTCCATGCGCACGGTATCGGAATCGGATTCCTCGTACCGGCGCTCGATGTTGCGAAGCACGCCTTCCCATTCGATCGAATCTTTGCCTGCCGCCCTCTTGCCTTTGTCGCCGTGGAGGATGGAGTCGCGCACGCTCTTCGACAGGTCGCCCCACGGCGCGTTCAGATCGAACTTGAGCTGCCGCGCCAACGCCGGCAGCACGATCTTCCGCAGATACCCGCTCGGCTCACCCCACGGGATGATCACGCCCTCGAGAATCGAGATGCGCGGATCGCCCAGGATGAGCTGCTCGCTCACGCGGCGCGTGGTGCCAAGGCCGCCGCACTTGGGGCATGCGCCGAAGGGCGAGTTGAACGAGAAGTGTCGCGGCTCGAGCTCGGGCAAGGAGATGCCGCAGGTCGGACAGCCGTAGCGCTCGGAGAATACCTCGGCGGTCTTCGAATCGGCGTTCCCGACTTCGACGACACCGTCCGCCAGCTTGAGGGCCGTCTCGACCGAATCGGTCAACCGCGCGCGATCTTCGTCGCGCACGACGAGACGATCCACGATCACGGAAATCGAATGGTTTTGGCGCTTGTTGAGCTTGGGCGGCGACGCGACCTCGATCAGCTCACCGTCGACGTACGCGCGAATGAATCCCTGCCGGCGCACCTGCTCGAACAGATCGCGGAACTCGCCCTTGCGACCTTGCACGAGCGGCGCGCGCACTTCGATGCGTGTGTCGCGCGGCCACGTCAACACGAGCCCCGCGATCTGCGCCGCGCTCTGTCGCTGCACCGGACGCCCGCAGTTGGGACAATGCGGCGTACCCGCGCGCGCCCATAGCAGGCGGAGGTAGTCGTAGATCTCGGTGACGGTGCCGACCGTCGAGCGCGGATTGTGGCCCGCCGTCTTCTGCTCGATGGAAATGGCGGGCGACAGTCCTTCGATCGAATCGACGTCCGGCTTTTCCATCAGCCCAAGGAATTGTCGCGCGTACGCCGACAGCGATTCGACGTAGCGGCGCTGTCCTTCGGCGTAAATCGTGTCGAACGCCAACGACGATTTGCCGGAGCCGGACAAGCCCGTGATGACCGTCAGGCGATCGCGTGGGATCGTGACGTCGATGTTCCTGAGGTTGTGCTCGCGGGCACCCCGTACGATCAGCGCATCTTCTGCCATAGCCAGGGAAAAGTGCCCATCGGACCGAGCTGATACAAGGTCGCTATATTCGGGGATGCCTCATACGGACGCCATCGTCGTGCTGACCACCGTCGCCTCGGACGAGGAGGCGGTGAAATTCGTGCGGACGCTGCTCGAACGGCGGTTGATCGCCTGCGGGACGCTTCTTCCGGCGGCGCGCTCGCTCTATCGTTGGCAAGGCAAGCTCGCCGACGAGCGCGAAGTGGTTGTCATGCTCAAGACCCGCTCGGCGCGCCTCGATTCGTTGCGCGCCGCGTTCGACGAGCTGCATCCATACAAGGTGCCGGAGCTGCTCGCCCTTCCAGTCGAGGCCGGAACCGAGAAGTACCTGGAGTGGATCAACGGCGAGACGACGCTCGCGCTGACGTAAGCAACGCGGTAGCACGGCGGAAGTACGGCGGCAGCACAACTGCAGCACAACTGCAGCACGGCAGGACCGATTGACGGCAGGTACCTCAACGACAACTCTCGTTTCACGCCGGACCATGACGTCGAAGGACAAACTCGAAGAAACCGATGTCGAGGCACTCATCGAGCTCGGCATTTCGCTGTGCCGCCGCGCGCGCTGGCGCGATGCGATCGCTCCGCTCGAGCGCGCCGTCAGCCTCGATCCCGAGAAAGCGGTCGCGCACTACCAGCTCGGCGAATCGTACAATCAGGTCGACCGGCTGCCCGAGGCGCTTGCTTCATATGAAACGGCGGCGCGACTGCAGCCTGAGAACTGGCGTGCGATGAACGCCATCGGCCGTGTACTCGATCGCATGAGTCGTCCCGAAGAAGCGACGGCCGCGTATCAACGCGCGCGGGAAGCGCAACGCCGCTAATGCACAGGCGCGTGCTGGTCGGGACCGCGATCATCATCGCGTGGCTCGCCGGCATCGCGCTGCTGGTTCATCGCGAGTACTTCCGCCCGCAAGTCGAACGCCTGGCGGAAGCGGCCATGCGCATTTCTCCCGGCGCGGTCTACTACGGCGTGATGCAGGGCACGAGACAGATCGGCTTCGCCTCGTCGACCATCGACACCGCGCAAGCCTCGATCACCGTCAACGACTACTTCGTCGCCGACATTCCCATCGGTGGGAAAGCGCGCCGCGCGACCGCGCGCACCAACGTGACGCTCTCGCGCGCTCTGCGCCTCAAGAATTTCGATCTTGCGCTGGACACGGAGAGCGGGCCGGTTCGTGCGCGCGGTTTGGTCGAAGGCGACAGCGTGCTGCTGCTCAACATCTCGTCGGGCAACGATACGGGACGCACGTCGCGCATTCCGATCGACGGCCCAATCCTGCTTCCGACGCTCGTCCCGCTCGCGGTCGCCCTGGGCGAGAAGCCGAAAGTCGGCAAACACTACACGCTTCCCGTGTTCGATCCCTCGACGATGGCCCCGAAGAACGTCGAGCTCGAGGTGCGCGCCGAATCGCTGTTCATCGTGAATGACAGCTCGGTGTACGATTCGACCTCCAAGCGTTGGCGCGGCATTCAACCCGATTCGATTCACGCGTGGCAAATCACCTCGTCGTCGAACGGCGGATTCTCCGGATGGATCGACGAGCAGGGGCGCATCGTGGAGACGACGCAGCTTGGCTTCGCGCTGCGGCGCCTGCCCTACGAAGTCGCATTCGAGAACTGGCGCGCCGACTCGAATCACACCATGGTGAGTGACGATCGCGACATCCTCGAGACAACGGCGATCGCCGCGAACAAGAAGCTCGATCGGAACGTCGAATCGTTGACCGCGCGCCTCACGGGAGCCGACCTGTCGGGATTCGACATCAGCGGCCAACGGCAGCGCTTCTCCAACGGAACGCTGACGATCACGCAGATTCCGCCGGAAGCCTTCACGTCGAAGTATCTCGTCGGGCAACGGCCGCCCGTCGATTCGAAGTACACGAGCCCCGAGCCGCTCATCCAGAGCGACGATCCGCAGATTCGCCGGCTCGCGCTTCGCATCGAGGGGCCGCATCGCGACCCGCGGCTCGTTGCCGAACAAATCAACGCGTGGGTATACGACTCGATTCGCCCGCGCGTCACCTTCGGCATTCCAAGTGCGCTCGAAGTGCTCGACAAGCGCGTCGGCGATTGCAACGAGCACACCCAACTCTACGTCGCGCTCGCGCGGGCGATCGGGCTCCCGGCGCGCATTGCCTCGGGCCTCGCCTACGTCGGCGGAAAGTTTTACTACCACGCCTGGCCCGAGGTCTACCTCGGGGACTGGGTCCCCGTCGACCCAACGTTCGGCCAGTTTCCTGCAGACGCTGCGCACCTGCGGCTCATCGTCGGCGGACTCGGTCGCCAAGCCGAGCTGCTGCGGGTGATGGGCAATCTTCAAATCAAAGTGCTGATGGCCAACTCGCGTCCCACGCCCTGAATACGCCTCGCGCATGATCAAGCTCACGAACCTGACCAAGCGATACGGCAGCTTCACCGCGGTGAACGGCATCGACCTCGAGGTGCCGCGCGGGGAGCTGTTCGGATTCCTTGGCCCCAATGGCGCGGGCAAGACGACGACGCTGCGCATGATCGCCGGCATCCTGCGTCCAACGAGCGGCGTGGTCGAGATCGGCGGCATCAACATCGAGCGTGAACCGATCGCGGCGAAGGCGAAGCTCGGCTTCATTCCCGATCGGCCGTTCATCTATGAAAAGCTCACGGGCGCCGAGTTCCTGCGCTTCGTGGCGGGCTTATACGATCAGGAAGGTGAGCAGGTCGAGCACCGCGCGCGCGAGCTGCTGGCACTGTTCGATCTCGAGGAGTGGCGCGACGAGCTGGTCGAGAGCTACAGTCACGGCATGAGACAAAAACTTATCATCTCGAGCGCGTTCGTGCATCGGCCCGAGGTGATCGTCGTCGACGAGCCGATGGTCGGGCTCGACCCGAAGGCCGCGCGCATTCTGAAGGATCTCTTTAGAGAATACACACGACGCGGCCACACGATCATGATGTCCACGCACACGCTCGAGGTGGCCGAGTCGCTGTGCGATCGCATCGCGATCATACAGGCGGGCGTGATTCGCGCCCAGGGCACCATGGCCGAGCTGCGCTCGAGCGCCGCGTCCGGCACGGAAGGGCTCGAGCAGATTTTCTTGCGCCTGACGGGCGAGAACGCGGCGCGCGCGCTGGTCGACGTGCTGGATGCGTAGAGATTCCTCGCTGCGATCGGAATGACGCACATCGCCGGAATGACGGCACTCCCTGACCCGTCCACGCGCCACCTGCTCGTGCCCAAGTGGCTCACCGCCCGCGCGCGCGCGGCCGGTGGCGGCGAACGCGGTCACGGCGCGCGGATGCTCTTGCTCGCGGTGTTCGGACTCGGCTTCTGGGCATTCATCTTCGTGATGCTCTATCGCCT
The Gemmatimonadaceae bacterium DNA segment above includes these coding regions:
- the cysS gene encoding cysteine--tRNA ligase produces the protein MPAEFRLFNTMTRSIEPFAPADGETVRIYSCGPTVYNPAHLGNFRTFLFADLLRRTLRLRGWKVRQVMNLTDVDDKIIKRAHEQKKTIRQVTEPVTEVFHQDREYLRIERAEVYPKATDYIPQMIALVATLIERGVAYVADDRSVYFAIDRFPQYGRLSRLDKRELKTGARVAQDDYSKENAQDFALWKAATPNDEVTGAAWDSPWGRGRPGWHLECSAMAIDLLGETLDIHCGGIDLIFPHHEDEIAQSEAATGATFSRFWCHGAFLLIEGTKMAKRLGNVTTVKGMREAQISAASVRHFVFNTHYRKELNLSEEALEASINAVRRVGDFADRLAGASGGTPALAEAARTAVAEVEGALFDDLNAPNALAGLFTFIHNANAELDRRGTDEAALDEARRAFARIDSVLDLVPDRMVEDPELVAWVEERMAARRAARERRDFAAADEIRGELTARGIAIEDTAQGTKWKRAR
- a CDS encoding ATP-binding cassette domain-containing protein → MSIALEVRGVRKRYIAGDGNCVASANVLRGIDLTVRCGDAIAIIGAAGAGKSTLMLCLAGLLRVDAGDIEWFGERDRALAARRAVYHVARTDLLRAGAAGDAHVHLVDLPADVLAGAHVRTWIAGRRAAGDAIVVGAREADSVADVTTRMVELRGGVLRPHVRAATRVAEGFARAQIC
- a CDS encoding AI-2E family transporter, whose translation is MVVPVGRFKFGPILAATVLTVLGIWLFKTVAEVFVLLMLGILISLFWGAVAGLIERHTRLPEGACLAFAIIGSLSVLVLLGWILAPPVIDQTRKLIQALPDQVTAWENGIDGMANRMPALRDIVGPPGEHRMVHAVYDQFSGFFGTIPTKVFQLVDAAISIFAVMVMAIYLSLHPALYREWLIALFPPIHRDLVRDVLADLADALRAYIVGQLLTMTFLGAITALGLYLLNVPFWLPFGIFTGLVAIVPFFGTLLSTTLPALFVLTGKGYYGFTPLGHALLVVGLGVVVHLIEGNIVSPLVMSKKVDLPPVLTIMSVLVIGKLLGPLGLIVALPTLAALMVIVRRILITRIYEGQGFRRTTRERPVVLRVPAPGGGVIVPPGTSFDVVTAAERSGARRSA
- a CDS encoding PspA/IM30 family protein, which translates into the protein MGIFDRLSALLRSNINDMISRAEDPEKMLNQILVDMRSQLAKAKQQVATAIADEKRLRDQADAEFKQAADWENKAMLAIKEGRDDLAKQALMRQQEHSTHGQQLEQTWEQHRMETEKLKNSLRDLNDKIEEAKRKKNLLVARQRRAQAQKRIAETMSSMSEKSAFDAFARMEERIETNERQLKASIEIEEEFTGDRLAQDFKQLERGAAAGTVDMQLLALKQKMGMLPAGSPEKKALGAGSNEEEVHAEIEDITEKKSH
- the sdaAA gene encoding L-serine ammonia-lyase, iron-sulfur-dependent, subunit alpha, producing MYKSLTAAVRDATSRGISLSQLALETESDDQGRPVGEIRDVLRRALTVMKGAVEQGLTGNMKSASGLVGGDAAKLVHGRHGPLANTPFRDILARALAVQEVNAAMGVIVAAPTAGGAGVLPAVLTGLAHANNFDDEKLIDALATAGLIGAVVAERASLSGAEGGCQAETGAAAGMAAGAGTEMMGGSPEQAMHAVALAQQGTLGLVCDPLGGLVELPCVFRNATGAAIALAAIEMAMAGITFAIPADEVIDTMGDIGREMDVRYRETAGGGLAATPTGRRLARERLVQIKRSE
- the sdaAB gene encoding L-serine ammonia-lyase, iron-sulfur-dependent subunit beta; this encodes MVSLLDIIGPVMVGPSSSHTAGACRIGLLARGLVGGTPERAKIELHGSFARTGEGHGTDKAIVAGLMGFRPDDDRIRTALEIAEREGLDYRFEKTTLDEEAHPNSVRITVERADRSAVMTGASLGAGRVLVSRIDGFPVEVSGNYHTIVLVAEDMRGSIAKIASLLAEDGLNIATLRLTRQKKGGDAFMVIELDDYPDETVRDHIRALPWVRWAFRLDKVSA
- the uvrA gene encoding excinuclease ABC subunit UvrA; this encodes MAEDALIVRGAREHNLRNIDVTIPRDRLTVITGLSGSGKSSLAFDTIYAEGQRRYVESLSAYARQFLGLMEKPDVDSIEGLSPAISIEQKTAGHNPRSTVGTVTEIYDYLRLLWARAGTPHCPNCGRPVQRQSAAQIAGLVLTWPRDTRIEVRAPLVQGRKGEFRDLFEQVRRQGFIRAYVDGELIEVASPPKLNKRQNHSISVIVDRLVVRDEDRARLTDSVETALKLADGVVEVGNADSKTAEVFSERYGCPTCGISLPELEPRHFSFNSPFGACPKCGGLGTTRRVSEQLILGDPRISILEGVIIPWGEPSGYLRKIVLPALARQLKFDLNAPWGDLSKSVRDSILHGDKGKRAAGKDSIEWEGVLRNIERRYEESDSDTVRMELQEYMIEVPCSACEGRRLKPESLAVTVEGKNIGEVVEYPVTETLAFFDRVPVRTDKKPGLDPEIAGPILKEVKERLRFLVDVGLDYLTLGRSAESLSGGEAQRIRLATQIGSRLVGVLYILDEPSIGLHQRDNSRLLATLEQLRDLGNTVIVVEHDEETMRAANHIIDLGPGAGKHGGEVIAVGDVDQIMRNPNSVTGKFLSGEMKIATPPARRPVDAHKKIRIEGAREHNLRNLDVEIPLGMFVAVTGVSGSGKSTLIEDILHRSLARHFYRARVIPGAHTRITGFEHIDKVIDIDQSPIGRTPRSNPATYTGLFTPIRELFAEMPEAKIRGYGPGRFSFNVKGGRCESCQGDGLVKIEMHFLPDVYVPCEVCKGKRYNRETLEVRFRGMTIADVLEMTVEDACAFFQNQPRIHQKLQTLSDVGLGYIHLGQSATTLSGGEAQRVKLASELSKRDTGRTFYILDEPTTGLHFEDVRVLLDVLHRLVDRGNTVLVIEHNLDVIKTADWILDLGPEGGNRGGTIVAQGTPEDVAAVQASYTGEFLRPLLAREKKRKAG
- the cutA gene encoding divalent-cation tolerance protein CutA encodes the protein MPHTDAIVVLTTVASDEEAVKFVRTLLERRLIACGTLLPAARSLYRWQGKLADEREVVVMLKTRSARLDSLRAAFDELHPYKVPELLALPVEAGTEKYLEWINGETTLALT
- a CDS encoding tetratricopeptide repeat protein, which translates into the protein MTSKDKLEETDVEALIELGISLCRRARWRDAIAPLERAVSLDPEKAVAHYQLGESYNQVDRLPEALASYETAARLQPENWRAMNAIGRVLDRMSRPEEATAAYQRAREAQRR